In Phormidium yuhuli AB48, one genomic interval encodes:
- a CDS encoding TIGR04168 family protein: MRRLRIAAVGDVHDQWDERDNAILQGWNLDLVLFVGDFGNESLTVVDCVSRLSLPKAVVLGNHDAWYTATPWGRKKCPYDRRQDDRFQRQLQMLGGDRVGYGVRDYPELEVSVVGGRPCSWGGSTWNLQDFYQSQFGVGSLQESGDRITAAMTAATQPLRVVLAHNGPFGLGDAPESPCGRDWNPIGSDYGDPDLTAAIRASQEAGQPPVLVVFGHMHHGLRHTKRRLRQAFAQDEWGTVYLNVASVPRIVGKGDEMRRNFTLITLEGETVTEADLVWTDNQGRIDRSSSYFKPL, translated from the coding sequence ATGAGACGGTTGAGAATTGCGGCGGTTGGGGATGTTCATGACCAATGGGATGAACGGGATAATGCGATTTTGCAGGGCTGGAACCTCGATTTAGTTCTCTTTGTTGGGGATTTTGGTAATGAGTCGTTGACGGTGGTGGATTGTGTGTCCCGTTTGTCGTTGCCAAAGGCGGTGGTTTTGGGGAATCATGATGCTTGGTATACGGCGACCCCTTGGGGACGCAAGAAATGTCCCTATGACCGTCGCCAGGACGATCGCTTTCAACGACAGTTGCAGATGCTGGGGGGCGATCGCGTGGGCTATGGGGTGCGGGATTATCCGGAGTTAGAGGTCTCGGTGGTGGGGGGTCGTCCTTGTAGTTGGGGCGGGAGTACCTGGAATCTTCAGGACTTTTATCAATCCCAGTTCGGGGTGGGGAGTTTGCAGGAGTCGGGCGATCGCATTACGGCGGCTATGACGGCGGCGACGCAACCTCTTCGGGTGGTGTTGGCCCACAATGGACCGTTTGGCTTGGGGGACGCTCCGGAATCTCCCTGTGGTCGCGATTGGAACCCCATTGGCAGTGATTATGGAGACCCGGATTTAACCGCCGCGATTCGGGCCAGTCAGGAGGCGGGACAGCCGCCAGTGTTGGTGGTCTTTGGCCATATGCACCACGGCCTACGACATACGAAACGGCGACTCCGCCAAGCCTTCGCTCAGGATGAGTGGGGAACGGTATATTTGAATGTGGCATCGGTTCCCCGGATTGTGGGCAAGGGGGACGAGATGCGTCGCAATTTTACTCTGATTACCCTAGAGGGAGAGACGGTGACGGAGGCGGATTTGGTCTGGACGGATAATCAGGGCCGGATTGACCGCAGTTCGTCCTACTTTAAGCCTCTTTGA
- a CDS encoding THUMP domain-containing class I SAM-dependent RNA methyltransferase, with translation MERYFATVAPGLEAIAAEELTELGAQSVQRKFSGVAFEGDRRLLYRVNLWGRTLFRVLVPLTEFPCTSAKQLYQEVRSLPWEAYLSPEDSLAVDCTGKNRALNHSHFSALQVKNAIVDQQRQQFGCRSNVDLDNPDLRINLHIHRDRASLSLDSSGSSLHRRGYRAAVGTAPLKETLAAALLKLARYSPELPFLDPLCGSGTLPLEAALQAANIAPGLFRDRFGFENWPDFDPALWQEVKAEAQAARRGTCPAYIGGSDIDPGILDQAQHNATAAGVSQQIEFHCQDIRDIEAPSDRGLLICNPPYGERLGEVQELRGFYRLLGDIFKQRFKGWTAYVFTGNRELAKEVGLRPARRIPLSSGGLDCRLLEFELY, from the coding sequence GTGGAACGGTATTTTGCAACGGTAGCACCGGGGTTAGAGGCGATCGCCGCCGAGGAATTGACCGAGTTGGGGGCGCAATCAGTCCAGAGGAAATTTTCTGGGGTCGCCTTCGAGGGCGATCGCCGCTTACTCTATCGAGTAAATCTCTGGGGACGTACCCTCTTCCGAGTGCTTGTGCCTCTGACTGAGTTCCCTTGTACATCGGCCAAACAACTGTATCAGGAAGTGCGATCGCTTCCCTGGGAGGCCTATCTCTCCCCCGAGGACAGCCTAGCCGTAGACTGTACCGGCAAGAATCGCGCCCTCAATCATAGCCATTTCAGCGCCCTCCAGGTCAAAAATGCCATTGTCGACCAACAGCGACAGCAGTTCGGCTGTCGTTCCAACGTTGACCTCGACAATCCCGACCTGCGAATTAACCTACATATCCACCGCGATCGCGCCAGCCTCAGCCTAGACAGTTCCGGCAGCAGTCTCCATCGTCGAGGCTACCGGGCCGCCGTCGGAACCGCCCCCCTCAAAGAAACCCTCGCCGCCGCCCTTTTAAAACTAGCCCGCTATTCCCCAGAACTGCCCTTTCTCGATCCCCTCTGTGGATCAGGAACCCTCCCCCTAGAAGCCGCCTTACAAGCCGCCAACATCGCCCCAGGACTGTTCCGAGACCGATTTGGCTTTGAAAATTGGCCCGACTTCGACCCTGCCCTCTGGCAAGAGGTCAAAGCCGAGGCCCAAGCCGCCCGTCGAGGCACCTGTCCGGCATATATTGGCGGCAGTGATATCGACCCAGGCATCCTCGACCAAGCCCAGCACAACGCCACCGCCGCCGGAGTCAGCCAACAGATTGAATTTCACTGTCAGGACATCCGGGACATCGAAGCCCCGAGCGATCGCGGCCTACTCATCTGCAATCCCCCCTACGGAGAACGACTAGGAGAGGTCCAAGAACTGCGCGGGTTCTACCGTCTCCTAGGGGATATTTTCAAACAACGATTCAAAGGTTGGACCGCCTACGTCTTCACCGGCAATCGGGAACTCGCCAAAGAAGTAGGACTCCGTCCCGCCCGTCGGATTCCCCTCTCTAGTGGGGGTTTAGATTGTCGATTATTGGAGTTTGAATTGTATTAG
- a CDS encoding peptidylprolyl isomerase, whose protein sequence is MTRAILETDKGTINIDFFDEDAPNTVKNFVELSEKGFYDGLNFHRVIPNFMIQGGCPNGTGTGGPGYTIKCEINKNKHVAGTLSMAHAGRDTGGSQFFICHEPQPHLDGVHTVFGQTQDMDVVNAIRQGDKIKSVTIEN, encoded by the coding sequence ATGACCCGAGCTATCCTAGAAACCGATAAAGGCACCATCAACATCGATTTTTTCGATGAGGATGCCCCCAACACGGTTAAAAACTTCGTTGAACTCTCTGAGAAAGGGTTTTACGACGGACTCAACTTCCACCGTGTCATCCCCAATTTCATGATTCAAGGGGGATGTCCCAATGGAACCGGAACCGGTGGCCCTGGCTACACCATCAAGTGCGAGATTAACAAAAATAAGCACGTTGCTGGAACCCTATCCATGGCTCATGCGGGCCGCGACACTGGTGGCAGCCAGTTCTTCATCTGCCATGAACCGCAACCCCACCTAGATGGGGTTCATACTGTCTTCGGACAAACCCAGGACATGGACGTCGTCAATGCCATCCGCCAGGGCGACAAAATCAAGTCCGTGACCATCGAAAACTAA